The following coding sequences are from one Rutidosis leptorrhynchoides isolate AG116_Rl617_1_P2 chromosome 11, CSIRO_AGI_Rlap_v1, whole genome shotgun sequence window:
- the LOC139874802 gene encoding cytochrome P450 71AV8-like, translated as MDIQYSISFLIFSAGLLFFIIKQFTSIDTNKNLPPQPWKLPILGHLHHLVGSQPHRALGNLAKKLGPIVHLQLGEISAIVISSPYFAKEILKNHDISFANRPKLLSAEIVAYNYTDVAFSPYGDYWRQMRKICVLELLSAKKVQSFRSLREQESWNLIESMAVEGSISVNLSERVLTMVNTLMCKVAVGSRYKDPVTFIALIEEALHLASGFDVSDLFPSSKLLPLVTSTRRKLIKVRNKMDKILDDIISDHQERRTGIQINHENEDVLDVLLRLQNDGGLEFQITYDNIKAVILDMFGAGTDTSSVTIIWAMSELMKNPKVMKKAQTEIREVLKGKKKIHESDIQELEYLKLVIKETLRLHPPLPLLLPRECREKCEIGRYEIPIKTKVIINSWKLGRDPDYWVDPECFVPERFGESSVNMMGTEFEYLPFGSGRRMCPGMTLGLANLELPLAMLLYHFNWKLPNEETPEEFDMTDSFGATLKRKNDLFLVPCPCKTN; from the exons ttcatcatcaaacaATTTACAAGTATTGATACAAACAAAAACCTACCTCCACAGCCATGGAAGCTCCCCATACTTGGCCACCTGCATCATCTCGTCGGATCACAACCACATCGAGCTCTTGGAAACTTAGCCAAAAAACTCGGACCAATTGTCCATCTACAACTTGGTGAGATCTCGGCCATCGTCATATCATCTCCTTATTTTGCCAAAGAAATCTTGAAAAACCATGATATCTCATTTGCAAACAGACCCAAGCTTCTAAGTGCCGAAATCGTTGCATACAACTACACTGATGTCGCTTTCTCTCCCTATGGTGACTACTGGAGACAAATGCGTAAGATATGCGTCTTGGAGCTTTTAAGTGCTAAAAAAGTTCAATCATTTCGATCTCTTCGTGAGCAAGAGTCATGGAACCTTATTGAATCTATGGCTGTGGAAGGATCGATAAGTGTAAACCTCAGTGAAAGAGTTTTAACAATGGTGAACACACTTATGTGCAAGGTTGCAGTTGGGAGCAGATACAAGGATCCGGTTACTTTTATTGCACTGATTGAAGAAGCATTGCATTTAGCTAGTGGTTTTGATGTGTCTGATTTATTCCCATCTAGCAAACTGTTGCCTCTAGTTACCAGCACAAGAAGAAAGTTGATAAAAGTAAGAAACAAGATGGATAAAATTCTTGATGACATCATCTCTGACCACCAAGAACGTCGTACGGGTATACAGATCAACCACGAGAACGAAGATGTTTTAGATGTCTTACTACGGTTACAAAATGATGGTGGTCTTGAATTTCagataacatatgataacatcaaAGCAGTCATTCTg GATATGTTTGGAGCGGGCACAGATACTTCATCGGTTACAATTATATGGGCAATGTCTGAACTAATGAAGAATCCAAAGGTCATGAAGAAAGCACAAACTGAAATTAGAGAGGTACTCAAGGGAAAGAAAAAGATTCACGAGTCGGATATTCAAGAGCTAGAATATCTAAAACTAGTAATCAAGGAAACGTTAAGGTTGCACCCTCCACTTCCATTGTTGTTACCAAGAGAGTGTCGTGAGAAGTGTGAGATTGGGAGATATGAAATCCCTATCAAAACAAAAGTTATAATTAACTCATGGAAATTAGGTCGGGATCCAGATTACTGGGTTGATCCTGAATGTTTCGTACCAGAAAGATTTGGAGAGAGTTCGGTTAACATGATGGGCACGGAATTTGAATATCTCCCATTCGGATCAGGAAGAAGAATGTGCCCAGGGATGACGTTGGGGTTGGCTAATCTTGAACTCCCACTTGCGATGCTGCTATACCATTTCAATTGGAAACTTCCAAACGAAGAAACGCCCGAAGAATTTGATATGACCGATTCTTTTGGAGCAACACTTAAGCGAAAGAATGATCTGTTTTTGGTTCCATGTCCTTGCAAGACCAATTAG